From the genome of Streptomyces sp. NBC_01341, one region includes:
- a CDS encoding SDR family oxidoreductase: MELKSAVVVVTGANRGLGRHLAAQLVERGAKVYGTARRPETIDLPGVIPLRVDVTDEGSIQAAARAASDTTLLVNNAGMSTGASLAAGDLDAVRLEMETNFFGPLATTRAFAPVIEGNGGGAVLNVLSVLSWLHPAALGSYAATKAAAWALTNATRQELEPRGIAVSALHVAYMDTDMAAAVPADQKTDPSDVARQALDGIEAGLSEILADETTRAVKGNLSASLNAA, encoded by the coding sequence ATGGAACTGAAGAGCGCTGTCGTCGTCGTCACCGGTGCCAACCGCGGTCTGGGGCGGCACCTGGCCGCCCAGCTCGTGGAGCGCGGAGCAAAGGTGTACGGGACGGCCCGCCGGCCCGAGACGATAGATCTCCCTGGCGTCATCCCTCTGCGAGTGGACGTGACGGACGAGGGATCCATCCAGGCGGCGGCCCGCGCCGCGTCCGACACGACGTTGTTGGTCAACAACGCCGGTATGTCCACCGGCGCCTCTCTGGCTGCGGGCGACCTGGATGCCGTCCGGCTGGAGATGGAGACGAACTTCTTCGGGCCACTTGCCACGACCAGGGCGTTCGCCCCCGTCATCGAGGGCAACGGCGGAGGTGCAGTGCTGAACGTCCTGTCGGTCCTGTCCTGGCTGCACCCGGCTGCCCTCGGGTCCTACGCCGCGACCAAGGCGGCCGCATGGGCGCTGACGAACGCGACCCGGCAGGAGCTGGAGCCCCGGGGCATCGCCGTCTCGGCGTTGCACGTGGCCTATATGGACACCGACATGGCCGCGGCCGTACCCGCCGATCAGAAGACCGATCCCTCGGATGTCGCGAGGCAGGCCCTGGACGGCATCGAAGCGGGCTTGTCCGAGATTCTGGCGGACGAGACCACTCGCGCCGTCAAGGGGAACCTTTCCGCGTCGCTGAACGCGGCGTAA
- a CDS encoding YceI family protein — protein MGLFNRKSASASASVSTAVAGGTAVESGSSLSHLTGDYVIDSTHSEIGFSLKYAKVTTMRGRFTEYDGRLRLDGSTPSASTAEVVIKVASIDTALAGRDEHLLNGDFFAVEEFPEMTYRSTSAERVDEDTFRMNGDLTIKGVSRPVALELTLNGEVVDPMGNVRVGFDGSATISRSDWGLTYNAALEGGGVLISDKVKLTFDISAIREA, from the coding sequence ATGGGTCTGTTCAACCGTAAGAGCGCTTCTGCTTCCGCTTCTGTGTCCACGGCTGTGGCTGGGGGGACTGCGGTGGAGTCGGGTTCGAGTCTGTCGCATCTGACGGGTGACTACGTGATCGATTCGACGCACAGCGAGATCGGGTTCTCGTTGAAGTATGCGAAGGTCACGACGATGCGTGGGCGTTTCACGGAGTATGACGGGCGGCTGCGTCTGGATGGTTCGACGCCTTCGGCTTCGACGGCGGAGGTCGTGATCAAGGTTGCGAGTATCGACACGGCTCTGGCCGGTCGTGACGAGCACCTGCTGAACGGTGATTTCTTCGCGGTGGAGGAGTTCCCGGAGATGACGTACCGCAGCACGAGTGCGGAGCGGGTCGATGAGGACACGTTCCGGATGAACGGTGATCTGACGATCAAGGGTGTGAGCCGGCCGGTTGCGCTGGAGCTGACGCTGAACGGTGAGGTCGTGGACCCGATGGGTAATGTGCGTGTCGGTTTCGATGGTTCTGCGACGATCAGCCGCAGTGACTGGGGTCTGACGTACAACGCGGCGCTGGAGGGTGGCGGTGTCCTGATCAGCGACAAGGTGAAGCTCACCTTCGACATCTCCGCCATCCGGGAGGCCTGA
- a CDS encoding phosphodiester glycosidase family protein, whose product MPLPLDPSLPRARSAARRSAVVLALATSLSIGAGMMTTAQALSPDLPRSVPTPQRGHGLIPSTPGQSLVTDETRTPVAPGLNLTRFDRFGSEGWVRGQVLVADLAENRLRVDHISSGTVTGKSKVTEQAARTGAIAAINGDYFDMNDTDAPIGTAVSRRGGLVNSATEGRAQSVAIGADGLGRLAQVFLEGEVTVPETGRLKLSGVNSPQLTRDGIGLFTDAWGPAPRTKPVAGAERVTEVRLRGGKVTEVRPSVGSDPVPAGASVLLGREAGAGTLARLRVGDAVSVAYRPRADFGKVAVAVGGGQVLVDNGTVRRFTEGDTVTATSRTAVGFSADGRTMYLVAIDGKQTDSRGMDLNELGDLMKGLGAANALNMDGGGSTTMAARLPGEAATGLISSPSDGSERQVANGLGLFAAPGSGTVRGFRVGPALTADGSDRLFPHLHRTVRALAHDETYAPLPVGRLRWKGSGKVSVRPSGGGTALVTGVRSGVTRVEVSGDRGASGETALTVLAPAVRIAPSSSVIALDGVRDTAQLTITGYDALGDHAPIDASDVKVTGGDGVVSLQPSSDATFTLRGLKDAASTTLRLTVGRMTTRVAVTVGLTENSVADLTDAASWTSANDRAPDGSVAPAAGHDGTSGLRLSYDFTKSTATRGQYAVPPQAIPLPGQPQAVTMWINGDGNGAWPRLQYRTAAGVTANLDGPMITWTGWRKVEFPVPVGTPYPLTLQRVRLLETSAARSYTGEVTISDLRVKVAPDVELPSGPKITDPVVVTDGTVDGRPLRVAVMSDAQFVARDPNSPLVEAARRTLAEIARAKPDVLVIDGDLVDEGSPADFALARTLLNEFDSLTGGKVPWHYVPGNHEAMGPGSTVNFKAAFGDTTSVFDARHTRFITLDTSSGTLRGGGFAQLQFLHDQLEAAGRDRSVSGVVVFEHHPTQDPLPDKASQLGDRKEAELVEKWLADFRVDAHKSAAFVSGHVGAFAATTVDGVPYLVNGNSGKNPASTPDNGGFTGWTMLGIDPRKGRVDDRFDLPARDSQRWLQAEMHARTDSVNLTAPDRIAVGVRGHAAATLTQDGTRTVPVAWPVGADWSGIRTEIKGAAAEAVARRGTAPVISYDPVTGLITALRPGTAVLRVTVNGVTAQRTVTVPRTSRSDHAGLACPGPAPRGVVVTRQRSAPTPSSALRCPAPDAAR is encoded by the coding sequence GTGCCGCTCCCTCTTGACCCCAGCCTTCCCCGAGCGCGATCCGCAGCGCGGCGCAGCGCCGTCGTCCTCGCCCTGGCGACCTCACTCAGCATCGGTGCAGGGATGATGACGACCGCTCAGGCGCTCAGCCCCGATCTGCCGAGGTCGGTGCCCACGCCGCAGCGGGGCCACGGCCTGATACCCAGCACACCCGGTCAGTCGCTCGTGACCGACGAGACCCGCACACCCGTCGCCCCCGGCCTGAACCTCACTCGCTTCGACCGCTTCGGCTCCGAGGGGTGGGTCCGGGGACAGGTGCTGGTCGCCGACCTCGCTGAGAACCGGCTGCGGGTGGACCACATCTCCTCCGGCACGGTCACCGGCAAATCCAAGGTGACCGAACAGGCCGCCAGGACCGGTGCGATCGCAGCGATCAACGGCGACTACTTCGACATGAACGACACCGACGCCCCCATCGGGACGGCAGTGTCCCGCAGGGGCGGCCTGGTCAACTCGGCGACCGAGGGCCGTGCCCAGTCCGTCGCCATCGGTGCGGACGGGCTCGGCAGGCTGGCCCAGGTATTCCTGGAGGGAGAGGTCACCGTCCCGGAAACCGGGCGACTGAAGCTTTCCGGCGTCAACTCCCCGCAGCTCACCCGCGACGGAATCGGACTCTTCACCGACGCATGGGGTCCGGCCCCTCGCACCAAGCCGGTAGCGGGCGCGGAACGAGTCACCGAAGTCAGGCTGCGCGGGGGGAAGGTCACCGAAGTGCGTCCCTCGGTCGGCTCGGATCCGGTTCCGGCAGGTGCCAGCGTGCTGCTCGGCCGTGAGGCGGGTGCCGGCACCCTGGCACGTCTGCGGGTGGGCGACGCCGTGTCCGTCGCGTACCGGCCACGAGCGGACTTCGGCAAGGTGGCCGTCGCGGTCGGCGGCGGCCAGGTGCTGGTCGACAACGGCACCGTCCGGCGCTTCACCGAGGGTGACACGGTCACAGCGACCTCGCGTACGGCCGTCGGCTTCTCCGCGGACGGCCGGACCATGTACCTGGTCGCCATCGACGGCAAGCAGACCGACAGCCGGGGCATGGACCTCAACGAACTCGGCGACCTCATGAAGGGCCTCGGTGCCGCCAACGCCCTGAACATGGACGGCGGCGGCTCGACCACGATGGCTGCCCGGCTTCCCGGCGAAGCAGCCACGGGCCTGATCAGCAGCCCGTCGGACGGCTCGGAGCGCCAGGTCGCCAACGGCCTCGGTCTGTTCGCTGCACCCGGCTCCGGCACGGTCCGCGGGTTCCGCGTCGGGCCCGCACTGACAGCGGACGGCTCCGACAGGCTGTTTCCCCACCTGCACCGCACCGTGCGCGCGCTCGCCCATGACGAGACGTACGCTCCGCTGCCGGTGGGCCGACTGAGGTGGAAGGGCTCCGGCAAGGTGTCGGTCAGGCCTTCCGGGGGCGGAACCGCTCTCGTCACCGGCGTGCGTTCCGGCGTCACCCGCGTGGAAGTCTCCGGCGACCGCGGAGCTTCCGGAGAGACCGCACTGACCGTACTCGCCCCCGCTGTGCGCATTGCTCCGAGCAGCAGCGTGATCGCACTCGACGGCGTCCGGGACACCGCCCAGCTGACCATCACCGGATACGACGCCCTCGGGGACCACGCCCCGATCGACGCGTCCGACGTCAAGGTCACCGGTGGCGACGGTGTGGTGTCCCTGCAACCCTCCAGCGACGCGACCTTCACACTGCGGGGACTGAAGGACGCGGCGTCCACCACTCTGCGCCTCACCGTGGGCCGGATGACAACGCGGGTTGCTGTCACGGTGGGCCTGACCGAGAACTCGGTCGCGGACCTCACCGACGCGGCCTCCTGGACATCGGCCAACGACCGCGCTCCCGACGGATCGGTCGCCCCGGCCGCCGGACACGACGGCACATCCGGGTTGCGCTTGAGCTACGACTTCACCAAGTCGACGGCCACCCGCGGGCAATACGCGGTGCCGCCGCAGGCGATTCCACTTCCGGGCCAGCCGCAGGCGGTCACGATGTGGATCAATGGTGACGGCAACGGCGCGTGGCCACGCCTGCAGTACCGTACGGCCGCCGGTGTGACCGCCAATCTCGACGGGCCCATGATCACCTGGACCGGCTGGCGCAAGGTCGAGTTCCCCGTGCCCGTAGGCACCCCCTACCCCCTGACACTGCAGCGTGTGCGTCTGCTGGAGACCAGTGCGGCCCGCTCCTACACAGGCGAGGTGACCATCAGCGATCTGCGTGTCAAGGTCGCGCCCGACGTGGAACTGCCCTCCGGGCCGAAGATCACCGATCCGGTGGTCGTCACCGACGGTACGGTCGACGGCCGGCCGCTTCGAGTCGCGGTGATGTCGGACGCACAGTTCGTCGCTCGTGACCCGAACAGCCCGCTCGTCGAGGCCGCCCGCCGCACCCTCGCCGAGATCGCCAGGGCCAAGCCCGACGTACTCGTCATCGACGGTGACCTCGTCGACGAAGGATCACCCGCCGACTTCGCTCTCGCCCGTACCCTGCTCAACGAATTCGACTCGCTGACCGGAGGGAAAGTCCCGTGGCACTACGTGCCTGGCAACCATGAAGCGATGGGCCCGGGATCCACGGTCAACTTCAAAGCCGCCTTCGGCGACACCACCTCCGTCTTCGACGCCCGACACACACGTTTCATCACCCTCGACACCTCCAGCGGCACCCTCCGCGGCGGCGGATTCGCCCAGCTCCAGTTCCTCCACGACCAGTTGGAGGCAGCCGGACGTGACCGTTCCGTGAGCGGCGTCGTGGTGTTCGAGCACCACCCCACCCAGGACCCGCTGCCGGACAAGGCCAGCCAACTCGGTGACCGAAAGGAAGCGGAGCTGGTCGAGAAGTGGCTGGCGGACTTCCGGGTCGACGCACACAAGTCCGCTGCCTTTGTCAGCGGCCATGTAGGGGCGTTCGCGGCGACCACAGTCGACGGTGTGCCCTACCTCGTGAACGGCAACTCCGGTAAGAACCCAGCCAGTACGCCCGACAACGGTGGCTTCACCGGCTGGACCATGCTGGGCATAGACCCCCGTAAGGGCCGTGTCGACGACCGGTTCGATCTGCCTGCGCGTGACTCACAGCGGTGGCTCCAGGCCGAGATGCACGCCCGCACCGACTCCGTGAACCTGACCGCTCCCGACCGGATCGCAGTCGGTGTCCGGGGCCATGCGGCGGCCACCCTCACCCAGGACGGTACCCGAACCGTCCCGGTTGCCTGGCCGGTAGGAGCTGACTGGTCCGGAATCCGCACCGAGATCAAGGGCGCGGCCGCCGAGGCCGTCGCACGCCGGGGAACTGCACCCGTCATCTCCTACGACCCCGTCACCGGGCTGATCACCGCCCTTCGTCCGGGCACCGCGGTGCTACGAGTGACCGTCAACGGCGTCACGGCCCAAAGGACGGTCACGGTGCCTAGAACCTCTCGTTCGGATCACGCTGGGCTCGCGTGCCCCGGCCCCGCACCTCGCGGCGTTGTCGTCACTCGGCAACGCTCCGCGCCGACGCCCTCCTCCGCCTTGCGATGCCCCGCACCTGACGCCGCGCGCTGA
- a CDS encoding glycosyltransferase produces MRVLLSTYGTRGDVQPLMALAVRLRTLGVEVRMCAPPDEEFADRLADIGVQLVPLGPPVGELMRGTSLPSAADLSRYRTEMVAAQFDTFPAAADGCDALVAAGLAQIAARSVAEAAGIRYVYASYAAVHLPSAHHAPPPRPGWPEPGVHDNRARWELDAGHVNAQFSETLNSHRAAIGLPSVDNVRDHVLTDRPWLAADPVLGPWRRTPGLDVVHTGAWSLPDERPLPDDLTTFLDAGSPPVYVGFGSMRPSPDVVRMATEAIRARGHRVLVSTGPADLGLTDDQDDCFEIAEVNHQRLFTRVAAVVHHGGAGTTLTAARAGAPQVVIPLQLSDNPYWAGRVADLDLGAAVDGPQLTAASLDVAFKAALAPETRTRAKALGSRMRTDGAAVAAGLLVDALR; encoded by the coding sequence ATGCGGGTGCTGTTGTCCACATACGGGACGCGTGGCGATGTCCAGCCTCTGATGGCACTCGCGGTGCGATTGCGGACGCTCGGTGTGGAGGTGCGGATGTGCGCCCCGCCGGACGAGGAGTTCGCGGACCGGCTCGCGGACATCGGCGTGCAACTCGTGCCGCTCGGGCCGCCGGTGGGAGAGCTGATGCGGGGTACGAGTCTGCCGTCAGCGGCAGACCTGTCCCGGTACAGAACCGAGATGGTCGCCGCACAGTTCGACACCTTCCCCGCAGCGGCCGATGGATGTGACGCACTGGTGGCGGCCGGCCTGGCACAGATCGCCGCACGGTCCGTGGCCGAGGCTGCGGGCATCCGTTATGTGTACGCCAGCTATGCGGCGGTACACCTGCCGTCCGCGCACCATGCGCCTCCCCCGCGGCCCGGCTGGCCGGAGCCCGGCGTACACGACAACCGGGCACGTTGGGAGCTGGACGCCGGCCACGTGAACGCACAGTTCAGCGAGACTCTCAACAGCCACCGGGCAGCGATCGGTCTGCCCTCGGTGGACAACGTCCGTGACCACGTCCTCACCGACCGGCCGTGGCTGGCCGCCGATCCGGTTCTGGGACCGTGGCGGCGAACGCCGGGCCTCGACGTCGTACACACAGGTGCGTGGAGCCTGCCGGACGAACGGCCGCTCCCGGACGACTTGACGACGTTCCTGGACGCCGGCTCGCCGCCTGTCTACGTGGGGTTCGGCAGCATGCGCCCGTCGCCGGACGTCGTCCGCATGGCTACCGAGGCGATCCGCGCGCGGGGGCACCGCGTGCTCGTCTCCACCGGACCGGCGGACCTGGGGCTGACCGACGACCAGGACGACTGCTTCGAAATCGCCGAGGTCAACCACCAGCGTCTGTTCACCAGGGTGGCCGCCGTGGTGCACCACGGCGGCGCCGGTACCACGTTGACGGCGGCCCGGGCGGGCGCGCCGCAGGTGGTGATACCTCTCCAGCTGTCGGACAACCCGTACTGGGCCGGGCGCGTGGCGGACCTGGACCTCGGCGCGGCGGTGGATGGTCCGCAGCTCACCGCCGCGTCCCTGGACGTCGCGTTCAAGGCGGCCCTAGCACCCGAGACCCGGACGCGGGCAAAGGCTCTGGGAAGCCGGATGCGCACCGACGGAGCGGCGGTGGCCGCCGGCCTCCTGGTCGACGCCCTTCGGTGA
- a CDS encoding TauD/TfdA dioxygenase family protein, translated as MESYEREALEAVTTRPVHPYRTLTVERITPVLGAEVSGVDLSKELPAEQLDEIRTAFRDHHVLVFRDQEITVEDHKRFAGAFGELRPVNPPPEEGDPHILEIRTTSAAANVAGNGWHADGTADAEPSLGSMLYITEIPEPGCGGDTLFANMHLAYELLSPAMRSLLDQLTAVHDGAHALAGYTPPADYVIPKSEHPLIARHPETDRKLLYVNKAYTSRVPQLSDQESKALLGMLFDTIACTPILHCRVRWTPGTLVFWDNRCVQHHATYDYYPYARYGRRVAINGGPVKG; from the coding sequence ATGGAGTCATACGAACGCGAAGCACTGGAAGCGGTGACCACACGTCCCGTGCACCCCTACCGAACGCTCACGGTGGAGCGGATCACCCCCGTACTGGGTGCGGAGGTCTCGGGCGTCGACCTGTCGAAGGAGCTCCCGGCGGAGCAACTGGACGAGATCCGGACCGCGTTCCGCGATCATCATGTCCTGGTCTTCCGCGATCAGGAGATCACCGTCGAGGACCACAAGCGTTTCGCCGGCGCCTTCGGAGAGCTGCGTCCGGTGAACCCGCCGCCCGAGGAGGGCGACCCCCACATCCTGGAGATCCGGACCACGTCGGCCGCGGCGAACGTGGCGGGCAACGGCTGGCACGCCGACGGCACCGCCGACGCCGAACCGTCGCTCGGGTCGATGCTCTACATCACCGAGATTCCGGAACCCGGCTGCGGCGGTGACACCCTCTTCGCCAACATGCACCTGGCCTACGAGTTACTCTCCCCCGCCATGCGCTCCCTGCTGGACCAGCTCACCGCCGTACACGACGGCGCCCACGCACTGGCGGGTTACACCCCGCCCGCGGACTACGTCATCCCCAAGAGTGAGCACCCGCTCATCGCCCGCCACCCCGAGACCGACCGCAAACTGCTCTACGTCAACAAGGCTTACACCAGTCGCGTCCCGCAGCTCTCCGACCAGGAGAGCAAGGCCCTGCTCGGCATGCTCTTCGACACCATCGCCTGCACGCCGATCCTCCACTGCCGCGTTCGCTGGACACCGGGCACCCTTGTGTTCTGGGACAACCGCTGCGTTCAGCACCACGCGACGTACGACTACTACCCCTACGCACGCTACGGCCGGCGCGTCGCCATCAACGGCGGACCTGTGAAGGGCTGA